From Coffea arabica cultivar ET-39 chromosome 2e, Coffea Arabica ET-39 HiFi, whole genome shotgun sequence, the proteins below share one genomic window:
- the LOC113732728 gene encoding uncharacterized protein → MGIMEKISKVMELNEEKKTRVQALMSLALGEWEEFDSHLTPLRNSFDEGFNELGSREKKLNLLQESVNQSTTKLDARRLWIEQKIKELDEKENLMKGLLQRIEEEQMQLGNLRGFVDEKLKDVALQEKLFDGLSEKLQLIRAEIERRENVLDLEVKKSEIRESELDSRERKLEIEGNELNLKEKKLEMRENELDSREKKLEIRENEIDLREKNVYRRQHELDVKKKSLKTRENELDAIEQHSDRKQLELDSKGKILQRKDNELDIKHENLESREKDIESKERELEGKKNELNAKEKKFRKIILDLELKFVSILESAEQCDKEPNADTSTQTAEQTQKSRKRLRNLALASDRILDAAEETGNNLSRRSCIHDKEAEQVTTHDLGESGAVNIHKNDYKAQACSTQQTLVLDVSQSESNSRDNLQTPPFINPGALANNTGKEKLECLFNVGETWACFNAKDHMPRSYVQIIKVIKKGGNCRLGVVWLKPLPGLPGENEWIKAGLPVGCGMFNRERTSVESPSVFSHRVFCVGKEGYPYCILPNEGEIWAIYKDWDIIKWGCHPENHRQCKYELVEILSYLTDPSSSVGFRVACLDKIGHVNSFWRRSQHENNSFLIMPNDFYRFSHKLTSRQMNCNVTDGVQDGVFEIEHKFLPPGL, encoded by the exons ATGGGTATTATGGAGAAGATATCTAAGGTAATGGAGCTCAATGAAGAAAAGAAGACCAGGGTCCAAGCTTTGATGTCCTTGGCTCTTGGTGAATGGGAGGAATTTGATAGCCATTTAACCCCATTGCGGAACAGTTTTGATGAGGGATTTAATGAGCTTGGGTCAAGAGAGAAGAAACTGAATTTGCTTCAAGAATCAGTCAACCAGAGTACTACAAAACTTGACGCAAGGAGATTATGGATAGAGCAGAAGATTAAGGAGTtggatgaaaaggaaaatttgatgAAAGGGCTTTTGCAGAGGATAGAAGAGGAGCAAATGCAGCTTGGGAATCTGAGGGGTTTTGTTGATGAAAAGCTGAAGGATGTTGCTTTACAAGAGAAGCTTTTTGACGGTCTTTCAGAAAAGCTGCAGTTGATTCGAGCTGAAATTGAGAGAAGAGAAAATGTGCTTGATTTAGAAGTAAAGAAGTCGGAGATAAGGGAGAGTGAGCTTGATTCAAGAGAGAGAAAGTTGGAGATAGAGGGGAATGAGCTTAATTTAAAAGAGAAGAAGCTGGAGATGAGGGAGAATGAGCTTGATTCAAGAGAGAAGAAGCTGGAGATAAGGGAGAATGAGATTGATTTGAGAGAGAAAAATGTTTATAGAAGGCAACATGAACTTGatgtgaaaaagaaaagtttgaagACAAGGGAAAATGAGCTTGATGCTATTGAGCAACATTCAGACAGAAAGCAATTAGAGCTTGAttcaaaagggaaaattttaCAGAGAAAGGACAATGAACTTGATATAAAGCATGAAAATTTGGAGAGTAGGGAAAAGGATATTGAATCTAAAGAGAGAGAGTTGgagggaaagaaaaatgagctcaatgcaaaagagaaaaaatttaggaaaattattttggatttggaacTGAAATTTGTTTCCATCCTAGAATCCGCAGAACAATGTGACAAAGAACCAAACGCAGACACTTCAACTCAGACTGCAGAGCAAACACAGAAGAGCAGGAAGAGATTGAGGAATTTGGCATTGGCTTCTGACAGAATTCTTGATGCTGCTGAAGAAACCGGCAACAATCTGTCTAGAAGAAGCTGCATACATGACAAAGAGGCAGAACAAGTCACTACTCATGATCTTGGTGAATCAG GCGCAGTCAATATACACAAGAATGACTATAAAGCACAGGCTTGCAGCACTCAACAAACCTTAGTTCTTGATGTTTCTCAATCAGAATCTAATTCAAGGGATAACTTACAGACACCTCCCTTTATTAATCCAGGGGCATTGGCTAATAATACAGGCAAGGAGAAACTAGAATGTCTCTTTAATGTAGGAGAGACATGGGCCTGTTTCAATGCCAAAGATCACATGCCAAGATCATATGTCCAAATCATAAAGGTCATTAAAAAGGGTGGAAATTGTAGGCTTGGTGTTGTGTGGCTCAAGCCTTTGCCAGGGCTTCCAGGTGAGAATGAGTGGATAAAGGCTGGCTTACCAGTTGGCTGTGGCATGTTTAATCGTGAGAGAACAAGTGTGGAATCTCCTAGTGTGTTCTCTCATCGAGTTTTCTGTGTCGGAAAAGAAGGTTATCCTTACTGCATACTTCCTAATGAAGGAGAGATTTGGGCAATTTATAAGGACTGGGATATCATCAAATGGGGCTGTCATCCAGAAAATCATAGACAGTGCAAGTATGAACTTGTGGAAATTCTTTCGTATCTAACAGATCCTTCTTCATCTGTTGGCTTTAGAGTTGCTTGCTTGGACAAAATAGGACATGTAAATTCATTTTGGAGGAGAAGTCAGCATGAGAACAATTCATTTCTAATAATGCCTAATGACTTCTATAGGTTTTCTCACAAATTAACCTCTAGGCAGATGAACTGCAATGTGACTGATGGTGTCCAGGATGGTGTATTTGAAATTGAACATAAATTCCTGCCTCCAGGCCTTTGA